The Flaviflexus equikiangi genome contains the following window.
GGACGGCGATCAGAGCCGTCGTGCCGGTGATGAGAAGCGTGCCCACGAGGGCGTGGCCCGCTCCCGTCGCGTGATCCGCGAGAGTGAGGCCGTTGCGGTCGTTCGTGAGGAACTCCCACGTCAGCTCGCTGTAGCCGTTGGAGATCACCATCCAGATAAGGGAGATGAGAGGCGCGACGGCGATGATGAACGCGGTGACGATCAGGCCGGAGACCATCCTGTCCGTCGCATACCGCCGGCCCTCCACCGCGAAGGAGATGATCGTGGAGAGGACGAGATAGAAGACGATCGTGAGAACAGCCGTCGCGGTGGGAGTGATGCCCTCCGTGCCCCAGCCGTTGAGCACCACCATCGCAGCCGCCGCCGCGAGCGCGATCGCGACGGGAGTGAAGTACCGGGGCAGTCGCTTGCCGTGGCTCACATCCTGGCGGGGGGTCTTTTCTTGCGTTGCGAGACTCATGCGTTGGCCCCCGAGAAGTCCTTGCGGCGGTTGACGATAGCGCGCGCGATGAAGTTGACGACGAATGTGAGAACGAACAGCAGCAGGCCCAAGGCGATGAGGAAGGGCTGTTCGAGAGACGGATTGTCCGGCGTGCCTGCACTGGCCTCGGGCCAGCGCAGGGCGATCTGGGAGGCAATGGTCGAATGCTGGCCCACCCCGAAGATCTTGAAGTTGATCTCAAGGCCTGCGGACAGGACCATGAGGAGCGCCATCGTCTCGCCGAGGGCTCGGCCGAGGCCGAGCATCGCGGCAGACACCATGCCGGAACGTCCCATGGGGAGGACGGTCATCGTGATCATCTCCCACCGGGTCGCTCCCAGTGCCATCGCGGCCTCTTCCTGCAGGCGCGGAGTCTGGATGAAGACCTCACGGCACAGGGCCGTGATGATCGGCAGGATCATGATCGCGAGAATGACGGAACCCATGGCAAGGTTGCGGGCGGGACCAGCCGACATGTCGACCAGATCGGGAGTGATCGGCCACCAGTCCCAATGCTCGGCCGCATAGTTGAAGCCGGGCAGGCCGCCCTGCCACACAGCATCCCCGTCGACCTGGACCTCTTCGCCGGCGAGGCGAACAAGCCACGGCCGGAACGTGACCTCGATCCACGAGAAGATCGGCCTCAGCATCGGCTCGAGGGTCGACATTCCCCACATGCCGTAGATGATCGACGGAATCGCGGCCAGCAGGTCGATGACATAGCCGAGGAACTGGGCGAGACGACGAGGAGCATAGTGGGAGATGAAGAGGGCGATGCCGATCGCAAGGGGTACGGCGATGACGAGAGCCATGAGGGAGGACAGGACCGTGCCCCAGAGCGCGCGTGCCGCGAAGCTCCAGAAGGAGATCGGCTCGCTGCCGACGCGGGCGAAGCCCACATCGGCCTGGATCTCCTCCATCGACGCCGTATAGACCTGATACGACTGGATGAGGAGGAAGAAGGCGACCGCTCCGAGCAGGACGAGGATGGCGATGCCGGCACCGTAGGCGAAACCCCGGAACGTCTTATCGCCCCGC
Protein-coding sequences here:
- a CDS encoding PstC family ABC transporter permease, which produces MSLTTRDEVKKSRSVGSRGDKTFRGFAYGAGIAILVLLGAVAFFLLIQSYQVYTASMEEIQADVGFARVGSEPISFWSFAARALWGTVLSSLMALVIAVPLAIGIALFISHYAPRRLAQFLGYVIDLLAAIPSIIYGMWGMSTLEPMLRPIFSWIEVTFRPWLVRLAGEEVQVDGDAVWQGGLPGFNYAAEHWDWWPITPDLVDMSAGPARNLAMGSVILAIMILPIITALCREVFIQTPRLQEEAAMALGATRWEMITMTVLPMGRSGMVSAAMLGLGRALGETMALLMVLSAGLEINFKIFGVGQHSTIASQIALRWPEASAGTPDNPSLEQPFLIALGLLLFVLTFVVNFIARAIVNRRKDFSGANA